A section of the Streptomyces sp. NBC_00178 genome encodes:
- a CDS encoding sensor histidine kinase: MTIFLQRGRFEESSNATLSAPAGPAPTVSIQVNALSALARQVFLFRLATIAIGTPQALDNSAPGLAGWLVASAVLVTIVGSYALYRDWERFGPLLVRHPLLLGADTLFGALLLFTATPESTLGYAVVCTPLLAGLLYGWRAAGVFAVLQGLILAAAYGAEGRLQTGLSSALLLPGFCVLAGAVGVALRNLMLRVGSASHALTETRARLAVSVAVEEERARLARDMHDSVAKTLHGLALAADGLAHSADRTDPLTVKHQAELVARSARRAAAESRELLSDLRRESGLDGGVDIITELQARAADFMRRNGTSTVFRTLGDTPVPPVPQVVARQLLTVASEAMENARRHAHPTYLVVLAGIKGDVLRVSVYDDGEGLPAGTTLDDLKRAGHFGLVGMVERAASIGARIRIGKGRAAKGTEVRLELPTAALHSGFEPQLN, encoded by the coding sequence ATGACGATCTTCCTGCAGCGGGGCCGTTTCGAGGAGTCCTCGAACGCCACCCTGTCCGCTCCGGCAGGACCGGCGCCCACGGTCTCCATCCAGGTCAACGCGTTGTCGGCTCTTGCCCGCCAGGTGTTTCTCTTCCGGCTCGCCACGATCGCCATCGGCACACCACAGGCACTCGACAACAGTGCCCCCGGGCTGGCCGGATGGCTGGTCGCCTCGGCGGTGCTCGTGACGATCGTCGGTTCGTACGCCCTGTACCGGGACTGGGAACGCTTCGGGCCGCTCCTCGTGCGACACCCGCTGCTGCTCGGCGCGGACACGCTCTTCGGTGCCCTGCTCCTCTTCACCGCGACCCCGGAGTCGACTCTCGGATACGCGGTCGTCTGCACCCCACTGCTGGCGGGACTGCTCTACGGCTGGCGTGCAGCGGGCGTGTTCGCCGTGCTGCAGGGGCTGATCCTCGCCGCAGCCTACGGCGCCGAGGGCAGGCTCCAGACGGGGCTTTCCAGCGCTCTCCTGCTGCCCGGCTTCTGCGTTCTCGCCGGTGCGGTGGGCGTGGCCCTGCGCAACCTGATGCTCAGGGTCGGCTCGGCGAGCCACGCGCTGACCGAAACCCGAGCGAGGCTCGCGGTCAGCGTCGCCGTGGAGGAGGAGCGCGCCCGACTGGCGCGCGACATGCACGACTCCGTGGCCAAGACCCTCCACGGCCTGGCTCTGGCGGCCGACGGTCTGGCCCACTCCGCCGACCGGACGGATCCGCTCACGGTCAAGCACCAGGCCGAACTGGTGGCGCGCTCCGCGCGTCGGGCCGCCGCCGAGTCCCGCGAGCTCCTGTCCGATCTGCGTCGGGAGTCAGGCCTCGACGGAGGGGTCGACATCATCACGGAACTACAAGCGCGTGCAGCCGATTTCATGCGTCGCAACGGGACCAGCACCGTATTCCGAACCCTTGGGGACACCCCGGTGCCCCCGGTCCCCCAGGTGGTCGCCCGGCAACTGCTCACCGTCGCGTCCGAGGCGATGGAGAACGCCCGCCGGCACGCCCACCCCACTTACCTCGTGGTGCTCGCAGGCATCAAGGGCGACGTCCTGCGAGTGAGTGTGTACGACGACGGCGAAGGGCTGCCCGCCGGCACCACGCTCGACGACCTGAAGCGCGCCGGACACTTCGGGCTCGTGGGCATGGTCGAGAGGGCGGCCTCGATCGGCGCCCGCATCCGCATCGGAAAGGGCCGGGCGGCCAAGGGGACCGAGGTGCGGCTGGAACTGCCGACGGCTGCACTCCACTCCGGCTTCGAGCCCCAGCTGAACTGA
- a CDS encoding TadE/TadG family type IV pilus assembly protein — protein MAWIRASRTAPGRDRGSTAIEYLGFLPVLIIIGLAGIQLGLIAYTAQQAGTGARAAARTASQAGTYGSYERVGKESMTGWVADRAVVSSPTGGDTVTVKVTVGIPDVLLGLLGDRTVEKSATMPRD, from the coding sequence ATGGCATGGATACGGGCGTCCCGGACGGCCCCCGGCCGGGACCGGGGCTCGACAGCCATCGAATACCTCGGTTTCCTTCCGGTCCTCATCATCATCGGACTGGCGGGCATCCAGCTGGGACTGATCGCCTACACCGCGCAGCAGGCAGGCACGGGCGCGAGAGCGGCGGCGCGTACGGCGTCGCAGGCCGGCACCTACGGGTCGTACGAGCGGGTCGGCAAGGAATCCATGACCGGCTGGGTGGCGGACAGGGCCGTCGTCTCTTCGCCGACGGGAGGCGACACGGTGACGGTGAAGGTCACGGTCGGCATCCCGGACGTGCTCCTGGGTCTGCTGGGCGACCGGACCGTAGAGAAGTCCGCCACCATGCCGCGCGACTGA
- a CDS encoding AAA family ATPase: MTARILPAVGDADAARSVTTLLSQLPDAEPASPVGDSTQLIDTLARLAGESIEELPEVVLVHERIGPVPALELIREVSLRFPSVGVVLITADASQGLFQAAMDAGARGLVTLPLSYEELANRVQAAGQWSTGVRRHLGAGGDVFTGPGGTVVTVTGAKGGVGATVTAVQLALAAQASGQTAALVDLDLQTGDIASYLDVQFRRSIVDLAAISDISPRVLSDAVFSHATGLALLLAPGEGERGEEVSDRSARQIVSALRSRYGIVVIDCGSQMNGANAAAIEMADIAVLVTTPDVVAVRGAKRIVRMWDRLQIRKAEETVTLVNRFNRNTEIQPPLIQRITGTRMAGTAVPANFKELQGAVDSGRMHELDARSTVKQALWALAGELGLLKAPPGTEPRGSVLRGDRGSIGGRRRKGGSAGGGG; the protein is encoded by the coding sequence ATGACCGCAAGGATCCTCCCTGCCGTCGGTGACGCCGACGCGGCAAGGTCCGTGACCACTCTGCTCAGCCAGCTCCCGGACGCCGAGCCGGCGTCTCCGGTCGGCGACTCGACGCAGCTCATCGACACGCTGGCCAGGCTGGCCGGCGAGTCCATCGAGGAGCTGCCCGAGGTGGTGCTGGTCCATGAGCGGATCGGCCCCGTGCCCGCCTTGGAACTGATCCGGGAGGTATCTCTGCGCTTTCCCTCGGTCGGGGTCGTCCTGATCACCGCGGACGCCAGCCAGGGACTCTTCCAGGCCGCCATGGACGCCGGCGCCCGAGGTCTGGTCACCCTGCCCCTGAGCTACGAGGAGCTCGCCAACCGGGTCCAGGCGGCCGGACAGTGGTCCACCGGAGTGCGGCGGCACCTGGGCGCCGGTGGCGATGTCTTCACCGGCCCCGGCGGCACCGTCGTCACCGTGACCGGCGCCAAGGGCGGTGTCGGTGCCACGGTGACCGCCGTGCAGCTCGCCCTGGCCGCACAGGCGTCGGGGCAGACCGCCGCGCTCGTCGACCTGGACCTCCAGACGGGAGACATCGCCTCCTACCTCGATGTGCAGTTCCGGCGGTCGATCGTCGACCTGGCCGCCATCTCCGACATCTCACCCCGGGTCCTGTCCGATGCGGTGTTCTCCCACGCCACCGGCCTCGCGCTGCTGCTGGCACCCGGTGAGGGCGAACGAGGGGAGGAGGTCAGCGACCGGTCCGCCCGGCAGATCGTGAGCGCCCTGCGGTCGCGCTACGGGATCGTCGTCATCGACTGCGGGAGTCAGATGAACGGTGCCAACGCCGCCGCCATCGAGATGGCGGACATCGCGGTCCTCGTGACGACACCCGACGTGGTCGCCGTGCGGGGTGCGAAGCGCATCGTGCGGATGTGGGACCGGCTCCAGATCCGCAAGGCGGAGGAGACGGTCACGCTCGTCAACCGCTTCAACCGCAACACGGAGATCCAGCCGCCTCTCATCCAGCGGATCACCGGCACGCGGATGGCGGGCACGGCGGTGCCGGCGAACTTCAAGGAGCTGCAGGGAGCGGTCGATTCGGGGCGGATGCACGAATTGGACGCACGTTCCACGGTGAAACAGGCCCTGTGGGCCCTGGCAGGGGAGCTCGGACTCCTGAAGGCTCCTCCCGGGACGGAACCGCGCGGCAGCGTGCTGCGCGGCGACAGAGGGTCGATCGGTGGCCGTCGGCGCAAGGGCGGCTCGGCGGGCGGGGGAGGCTGA
- a CDS encoding type II secretion system F family protein, with product MDNLVPLTIGVTLLCCVMGVMGQHAYSSGKAQREALVDRLSSTGQIDLGPQRRFRGLDRRLRRTGLGKRIELKLAATGLDITPGEYFFYVLCCIAGVWLIAASVLASFFGPLAALAGVWSANTFLNWHRTKRTEAFIGQLPEISRVLANATQAGLSLRTSIAMAADELEAPAGAELRVVADQLAVGRTLDDALDELAERLPSRELVVLVSTLILSNRAGGQVVSSLRNLTVTLEERKETRREVRTQLSQVNTTAYAVPAIGIGAMLLVNSILPGALDRMTGSVAGQIAVIVSLGLYALGFVAIRRISKIDI from the coding sequence ATGGACAACCTCGTACCACTCACCATCGGTGTCACGTTGCTGTGCTGTGTCATGGGAGTCATGGGGCAGCACGCCTACAGTTCGGGCAAGGCCCAGCGCGAGGCGCTCGTGGACCGGCTTTCCTCGACCGGGCAGATCGACCTCGGACCTCAGCGCCGGTTCCGAGGGCTCGACCGCCGGCTGCGCAGGACGGGACTCGGCAAGAGGATCGAGCTGAAGCTGGCCGCCACCGGACTCGACATCACACCGGGCGAGTACTTCTTCTACGTCCTGTGCTGCATCGCCGGTGTGTGGCTCATCGCCGCCTCCGTCCTGGCCTCGTTCTTCGGGCCACTGGCCGCGCTCGCCGGTGTCTGGAGTGCCAACACCTTCCTCAACTGGCATCGCACCAAGCGCACCGAAGCCTTCATCGGTCAGCTGCCGGAGATCTCACGCGTGCTGGCCAACGCGACCCAGGCCGGACTGTCCCTGCGCACGTCCATCGCCATGGCTGCGGACGAGCTGGAGGCACCCGCGGGCGCGGAACTGAGGGTCGTCGCCGACCAGCTTGCCGTCGGCCGCACCCTCGACGACGCACTCGACGAACTCGCCGAGCGTCTGCCCTCACGTGAGCTGGTCGTCCTCGTCTCGACCCTGATCCTCTCCAACCGGGCAGGCGGTCAGGTGGTCTCCTCCCTGCGCAACCTCACCGTCACGCTGGAGGAACGCAAGGAGACCCGGCGAGAGGTCCGCACCCAGCTCTCGCAGGTCAACACCACGGCCTACGCAGTCCCGGCCATCGGCATCGGCGCGATGCTGCTGGTGAACTCGATTCTGCCCGGAGCGCTCGACCGGATGACCGGGTCCGTCGCGGGCCAGATCGCGGTGATCGTGTCCCTGGGTCTGTACGCGCTCGGTTTCGTCGCCATCCGTCGCATTTCCAAGATCGATATCTGA
- a CDS encoding pilus assembly protein, whose amino-acid sequence MRTRTTGARGTVRARLRGDRGQLIVEFTGMVPIILVTLVLLWQAVLVGYTFVLASGAADQGVRKAVAAGAWDRQSRCRAAVHERLPDAWEGPARIDECGTQGRDMVKVSITLRAPVLFPGFASLPIPVKAEAGAAAEGK is encoded by the coding sequence ATGCGGACGAGGACCACCGGAGCGCGGGGCACGGTACGGGCACGGCTGAGAGGTGACCGGGGGCAACTGATCGTCGAATTCACCGGAATGGTGCCGATCATTCTGGTCACCCTGGTCCTGCTCTGGCAGGCGGTACTCGTGGGCTACACCTTCGTGCTGGCAAGCGGTGCTGCGGACCAAGGAGTGCGCAAGGCGGTGGCCGCCGGCGCCTGGGACCGGCAGAGCCGCTGTCGGGCCGCGGTCCATGAGCGGTTGCCCGACGCGTGGGAAGGGCCCGCCCGGATCGACGAGTGCGGTACCCAGGGACGCGACATGGTCAAGGTCAGCATCACGCTGAGGGCCCCGGTCCTCTTCCCGGGATTCGCCAGCCTTCCCATTCCCGTCAAGGCCGAGGCCGGCGCGGCCGCAGAGGGGAAGTGA
- the cpaB gene encoding Flp pilus assembly protein CpaB — MNSRQRRGVILLLLSILCAFGAFAGVLSVISDVNSKVGPEVDAYRLKADVAPYTALTSRQFEKVSMPKRWLSDNAVTDIDEIDGKIAVTQLREGSLMQSDMMVKSPELRPGEQEIAIMIDAATGVAGKIRANDKVNIYATFAGERDGEVPQSKVIVSNAKVLDVGQLTALEPRDDNRNRSSEVVPITFALNTLDTQRVAYAESFAQHVRLALIAPGSDGTIRPGDRTYTLDKDK, encoded by the coding sequence ATGAACTCCCGCCAGCGCCGCGGCGTGATACTCCTGCTCCTGTCGATCCTGTGCGCCTTCGGCGCCTTCGCCGGCGTGCTCTCGGTGATCAGCGACGTCAACTCGAAGGTCGGGCCGGAGGTCGACGCCTACCGGCTGAAGGCCGACGTCGCACCGTATACGGCGCTTACGTCACGGCAGTTCGAGAAGGTGTCCATGCCCAAGCGCTGGCTGTCGGACAACGCCGTCACGGACATCGATGAGATCGACGGCAAGATAGCCGTGACACAGCTCCGCGAGGGCTCGCTGATGCAGTCCGACATGATGGTCAAGAGTCCCGAGCTGCGGCCCGGTGAGCAGGAGATCGCCATCATGATCGATGCGGCGACCGGAGTCGCCGGAAAGATCCGCGCGAATGACAAGGTGAACATCTACGCCACGTTCGCGGGCGAACGGGACGGCGAGGTGCCCCAGTCCAAGGTGATCGTCTCCAACGCGAAGGTCCTGGACGTCGGCCAGCTGACCGCTCTCGAACCGCGTGACGACAACAGGAACAGGTCATCCGAGGTCGTGCCGATCACTTTTGCCCTGAACACACTCGACACGCAGCGCGTCGCGTACGCGGAATCCTTCGCCCAGCACGTGCGTCTCGCCCTGATCGCACCGGGCAGCGACGGCACGATCCGCCCGGGTGACCGCACGTACACGCTCGACAAGGACAAGTGA
- a CDS encoding chitinase, with protein sequence MERSAGSSRHRRSRVRPFLGGAVAVVAAGALAVTGLTSSAQAADINVAKNAGFESGLANWTCSAGSGATVSSPVHGGASALRATPAGQDNAKCTQTVAVKPNSTYALSSWVQGGYAYLGASGTGTTDVSTWTPGSGSWTQLKTSFTTGPSTTSVTVYTHGWYGQAPYFADDVQVNGPDGGGGTDPEPSVPGTPAGLAVGATTTSSVSLSWNAVSGATGYTVYRNGTKATTSSGTSATVTGLAADTAYQFAVSATNAAGESAKSATVSGRTAKTTDPGGPTTSVPKHAVTGYWQNFNNGATVQKLSDVPANYDIIAVSFADATATPGAVTFNLDSAGLNGYTVAQFKADIKAKQAAGKNVIISIGGERGTVSVNSDASATAFADSVYALIQEYGFNGVDIDLENGLNSTYMTKALRSLSSKAGSGLVITMAPQTIDMQSTSGEYFKTALNIKDILTVVNMQYYNSGSMLGCDGKVYSQGSVDFLTALACIQLEGGLAPSQVGLGVPASTRGAGSGYVAPSIVNAALDCLAKGTSCGSFKPSRTYPALRGAMTWSTNWDATAGNAWSNAVGPHVHGLP encoded by the coding sequence GTGGAACGCTCCGCAGGCAGCAGCAGACACAGAAGGAGCCGGGTCCGGCCCTTCCTCGGCGGTGCGGTCGCCGTCGTCGCGGCAGGGGCGCTTGCCGTCACCGGCCTCACGAGCAGTGCGCAGGCCGCGGACATCAACGTGGCCAAGAACGCCGGATTCGAGTCCGGCCTCGCCAACTGGACCTGTTCCGCCGGCAGCGGCGCCACCGTCTCCTCCCCCGTGCACGGGGGCGCGTCCGCGCTCAGGGCCACCCCGGCCGGTCAGGACAACGCCAAGTGCACGCAGACCGTCGCCGTGAAGCCCAACTCGACGTACGCGTTGAGCTCCTGGGTGCAGGGCGGCTACGCCTACCTCGGGGCGAGCGGCACCGGGACCACGGACGTCTCCACCTGGACGCCCGGATCGGGCAGCTGGACCCAGCTGAAGACCAGCTTCACCACCGGCCCGTCCACGACCTCCGTGACCGTCTACACCCACGGCTGGTACGGCCAGGCCCCCTACTTCGCCGATGACGTGCAGGTCAACGGCCCCGACGGCGGGGGTGGCACCGACCCCGAGCCCTCGGTCCCCGGCACCCCGGCCGGACTGGCCGTGGGAGCCACCACCACCTCGTCCGTCTCCCTGAGCTGGAACGCCGTCTCCGGAGCGACCGGTTACACCGTCTACCGGAACGGCACGAAGGCCACCACGTCCTCCGGCACCTCCGCGACGGTGACGGGGCTGGCCGCCGACACCGCGTACCAGTTCGCCGTCAGTGCCACCAACGCCGCCGGCGAGTCCGCCAAGTCCGCGACGGTCAGCGGCCGTACGGCGAAGACCACCGATCCGGGCGGCCCGACGACCTCGGTGCCCAAGCACGCGGTGACCGGGTACTGGCAGAACTTCAACAACGGCGCCACCGTCCAGAAGCTCAGCGACGTCCCGGCGAACTACGACATCATCGCCGTCTCCTTCGCCGACGCCACGGCGACGCCCGGCGCGGTCACCTTCAACCTGGACTCCGCGGGCCTGAACGGCTACACCGTCGCCCAGTTCAAGGCCGACATCAAGGCCAAGCAGGCGGCCGGCAAGAACGTCATCATCTCCATCGGCGGTGAGCGGGGGACCGTATCGGTCAACAGCGACGCCTCCGCCACCGCGTTCGCCGACTCGGTGTACGCGCTCATCCAGGAGTACGGCTTCAACGGCGTCGACATCGACCTCGAGAACGGCCTCAACTCGACCTACATGACGAAGGCGCTGCGCTCCCTGTCGTCGAAGGCGGGCTCGGGCCTCGTCATCACGATGGCCCCGCAGACCATCGACATGCAGTCGACCTCCGGTGAGTACTTCAAGACGGCACTCAACATCAAGGACATCCTGACCGTCGTCAACATGCAGTACTACAACAGCGGTTCGATGCTCGGCTGCGACGGCAAGGTCTACTCCCAGGGCTCGGTGGACTTCCTCACCGCGCTCGCCTGCATCCAGCTGGAGGGCGGCCTCGCCCCGTCGCAGGTCGGCCTCGGCGTCCCCGCGTCCACCCGCGGCGCGGGCAGCGGCTACGTCGCCCCGTCCATCGTGAACGCCGCCCTGGACTGCCTGGCCAAGGGCACCTCCTGCGGCTCGTTCAAGCCGTCCAGGACCTACCCGGCCCTGCGCGGCGCGATGACCTGGTCCACGAACTGGGACGCCACCGCGGGCAACGCCTGGTCCAACGCGGTCGGCCCGCACGTCCACGGACTGCCGTAA
- a CDS encoding CpaF family protein, which produces MSLRARITAPEERGGGREDGHLVATYRAKLLEEIDLAEMSSLAAADRRARLERVLGHIISREGPVLSTIERSQLIRRVVDEALGLGVLEPLLEDASITEIMVNGPDQIFVERAGRVEQLPMRFASHEQLMQTIERIVSTVNRRVDEANPMVDARLPSGERVNVIIPPLSLTGATLTIRRFPRSFSLREMIGFGSLDEQMLLLLAGLVQAKLNVIVSGATGTGKTTLLNALSGLIPDGERIVTIEDSAELQLQQNHVIRLETRPANVEGKGQVTIRDLVRNSLRMRPDRIVVGEVRGGESLDMLQAMSTGHDGSLATVHANSAEDALMRLQTLASMSEIKIPFEALHDQINSAVDVIVQLTRHADGTRKITEIAVLDSHGRDPYKIVTVARFSARPMDTDGVIHGEFQALPLPRRIADRLYMAGQPIPQAFGVAPSDEYLATREAR; this is translated from the coding sequence ATGAGTCTGCGGGCACGCATCACCGCCCCCGAGGAGCGCGGAGGGGGACGGGAGGACGGCCACCTGGTCGCCACCTACCGCGCGAAACTCCTCGAGGAGATAGACCTCGCGGAGATGTCCTCGCTGGCCGCAGCCGACCGGCGCGCCCGGTTGGAACGGGTCCTGGGCCACATCATCAGCCGGGAAGGGCCCGTCCTCTCCACGATCGAGCGCTCCCAGCTCATCCGCCGGGTGGTGGACGAGGCACTGGGGCTCGGCGTGCTCGAACCCCTTCTGGAGGATGCCTCCATCACCGAGATCATGGTCAACGGGCCGGACCAGATCTTCGTGGAGCGAGCGGGCAGGGTCGAGCAGCTGCCGATGCGTTTCGCCAGCCACGAGCAGCTCATGCAGACGATCGAGCGGATCGTCTCCACCGTCAACCGGCGTGTGGACGAAGCCAATCCGATGGTCGATGCCCGGCTTCCGAGCGGGGAGCGTGTCAACGTGATCATCCCGCCGCTCTCGCTGACGGGCGCCACCCTCACTATCCGTCGATTCCCGAGGTCCTTCTCGCTCCGGGAGATGATCGGTTTCGGTTCTCTGGACGAGCAGATGCTGCTCCTGCTGGCCGGGCTCGTCCAGGCGAAGTTGAACGTGATCGTGTCCGGGGCGACGGGTACGGGCAAGACCACCTTGCTCAACGCGCTCTCCGGGCTCATTCCGGACGGCGAGCGCATCGTGACCATCGAGGACTCGGCCGAACTCCAGCTTCAGCAGAACCATGTGATCCGGCTCGAGACCCGTCCGGCGAACGTGGAGGGAAAGGGCCAGGTCACCATCAGGGACCTGGTCCGGAACTCGCTGCGTATGCGCCCCGACCGCATCGTCGTCGGTGAGGTCCGTGGAGGCGAATCGCTCGACATGCTCCAGGCGATGTCGACCGGTCACGACGGATCGCTGGCGACCGTCCACGCCAACAGCGCGGAGGACGCGCTGATGCGTCTGCAGACCCTCGCCTCGATGTCGGAGATCAAGATCCCCTTCGAAGCCCTCCATGATCAGATCAACAGCGCGGTCGACGTCATCGTCCAGCTCACCCGGCACGCCGACGGCACCAGGAAGATCACCGAGATCGCGGTGCTCGACTCGCACGGCAGGGACCCCTACAAGATCGTCACCGTGGCCCGCTTCTCCGCACGCCCGATGGACACCGACGGAGTGATCCACGGCGAGTTCCAGGCGCTTCCGCTCCCACGGCGCATCGCTGACCGGCTCTACATGGCCGGACAGCCGATCCCCCAGGCCTTCGGCGTCGCCCCCTCAGACGAGTATCTCGCCACCCGAGAGGCCAGATAG
- a CDS encoding DUF5936 domain-containing protein, protein MELLLALAVGLSVLGIFKGIRMYRAEATLPGDLALALEVGSTRTTAVGSGIDRLGMRWAPLVLRLMGPKNVNEKRRKIDMAGNPGGLTIDRYAARRAVYSALGGFAAFAMLSSGKIFMALFMVAFGLFWGEVGIWAAVRKRRDDIDRTLPDFLDVLAVVVSAGLGFRQALDRVAEKYQGPWSDELRITLRQMDMGVSRRQAFDELRKRNDSEQVAMFVTALQQGEELGAPIVDTLIAIANDMRRTDAQNARRKAAKAVPKATLMVTTFMIPATMILMGAAMLLGSDTDLGSLTGE, encoded by the coding sequence ATGGAACTGCTGCTCGCACTCGCCGTGGGCCTCAGCGTGCTGGGGATCTTCAAGGGCATACGGATGTACCGAGCCGAGGCCACACTTCCCGGCGATCTGGCCCTGGCGCTGGAGGTGGGATCCACCCGCACCACCGCGGTGGGCTCCGGCATCGACCGGCTCGGTATGCGCTGGGCACCTCTGGTGCTGCGTCTCATGGGGCCCAAGAACGTCAACGAGAAGCGCCGCAAGATCGACATGGCGGGCAATCCCGGCGGCCTGACCATCGACAGGTACGCCGCCCGCCGTGCCGTCTACAGCGCCCTCGGCGGCTTCGCGGCGTTCGCGATGCTGAGCAGCGGCAAGATCTTCATGGCCCTTTTCATGGTCGCCTTCGGCCTGTTCTGGGGCGAGGTCGGCATCTGGGCAGCGGTGCGCAAACGGCGGGACGACATCGACCGTACGCTCCCCGACTTCCTCGACGTGCTCGCCGTCGTCGTATCCGCCGGCCTCGGGTTCCGGCAGGCTCTCGACCGGGTGGCCGAGAAGTACCAGGGCCCTTGGTCCGACGAGTTGCGCATCACCCTGCGCCAGATGGACATGGGCGTGAGCCGACGGCAGGCCTTCGACGAGCTGCGCAAGCGCAATGACTCCGAGCAGGTCGCCATGTTCGTCACCGCGCTGCAGCAGGGAGAGGAACTCGGCGCGCCGATCGTCGACACCCTCATCGCCATCGCCAACGACATGCGGCGCACCGACGCGCAGAACGCACGACGCAAGGCGGCCAAGGCCGTTCCCAAGGCCACACTTATGGTCACCACCTTCATGATCCCCGCAACCATGATCCTCATGGGTGCCGCCATGCTGCTCGGGTCCGACACCGATCTCGGATCCCTCACGGGGGAGTGA
- a CDS encoding Nramp family divalent metal transporter: MAETSGTTETGESESRPRTSSWKYIGPGIVVAATGVGAGDLVATLIAGSKFGYTLMWAAVIGCLVKISLAEAVGRWHLATGRTLFDGWRTLGGWTTGYFAVYVVVWGFVYGATAMSSSALPIVALFPDGPGLKTWAILTGLVGLVFVWFNRYAVFEKAMTVLIGVMFVVVVYVAIRVVPDVGASLAGLVPVLPDGSLIYTLGLIGGVGGTITMAAYGYWVNAKGWDNSSWMKVMRLDNRAAYLTTGVFVVAMLIVGAELLHSSQIALTKGDRGLIDLGVVLEDRFGPTTAKLFLVGFFATSFSSLIGVWHGVSLMFADFVERLRAGRAGDGTGGAERAGSETVGRQERSVPFRAYLLWLTFPPMSLLWLDEPFGLVIGYGVLGAFFMPFLALTLLWLLNSSRTPREWRNGWLSNGMLSAAGLLFVVLCVQQMRDLPW, encoded by the coding sequence ATGGCGGAGACAAGCGGAACCACAGAGACCGGGGAGTCGGAATCCCGTCCACGCACATCGAGTTGGAAGTACATCGGCCCGGGAATCGTCGTGGCGGCGACGGGTGTGGGGGCCGGCGACCTGGTCGCGACGCTCATCGCGGGGAGCAAGTTCGGCTACACCCTCATGTGGGCGGCCGTCATCGGCTGCCTCGTCAAGATCTCACTCGCCGAGGCGGTGGGCCGCTGGCACCTCGCGACGGGCCGCACCCTCTTCGACGGCTGGCGCACCCTCGGCGGCTGGACCACCGGGTACTTCGCGGTGTACGTCGTCGTCTGGGGCTTCGTCTACGGCGCCACGGCCATGTCGTCGAGCGCCCTGCCCATCGTGGCGCTCTTCCCCGACGGGCCGGGCCTGAAGACCTGGGCGATCCTCACCGGACTGGTCGGGCTGGTCTTCGTGTGGTTCAACCGGTACGCCGTCTTCGAGAAGGCCATGACGGTCCTGATCGGCGTGATGTTCGTCGTCGTGGTCTACGTCGCGATCCGGGTGGTCCCGGACGTGGGGGCCTCCCTCGCCGGGCTTGTCCCCGTGCTCCCGGACGGCTCGCTCATCTACACGCTCGGGCTGATCGGCGGGGTCGGCGGCACGATCACGATGGCGGCGTACGGATACTGGGTGAACGCGAAGGGCTGGGACAACTCCTCCTGGATGAAGGTCATGCGGCTCGACAACCGCGCCGCCTACCTCACCACCGGCGTCTTCGTCGTCGCGATGCTGATCGTCGGTGCCGAACTGCTGCACTCCTCGCAGATCGCCCTCACGAAGGGCGACCGGGGGCTGATCGACCTCGGGGTGGTACTGGAGGACCGCTTCGGACCGACGACCGCCAAGCTCTTCCTGGTCGGCTTCTTCGCCACCTCGTTCTCCTCCCTCATCGGGGTGTGGCACGGAGTGAGCCTCATGTTCGCCGACTTCGTGGAGCGGCTGCGCGCGGGCCGCGCCGGTGACGGGACCGGGGGAGCGGAGAGGGCGGGCAGCGAGACGGTCGGCCGCCAGGAGCGGTCCGTGCCGTTCCGCGCGTACCTGCTGTGGCTGACCTTCCCGCCGATGAGCCTGCTCTGGCTGGACGAACCGTTCGGACTGGTCATCGGATACGGCGTGCTGGGCGCCTTCTTCATGCCGTTCCTGGCCCTCACCCTGCTGTGGCTGCTCAACTCCTCCCGCACCCCGCGCGAGTGGCGCAACGGCTGGCTCAGCAACGGCATGCTGAGCGCGGCCGGGCTGCTGTTCGTCGTGCTGTGCGTCCAGCAGATGCGCGATCTGCCCTGGTGA